One candidate division WOR-3 bacterium genomic region harbors:
- a CDS encoding TonB C-terminal domain-containing protein produces MKKELLFSFVGHLVIFVLLAGVTKSKPSRERLYPDVFQVAVVNLETGLPKAESPSLPPIAIIDKKPIKTKPTTSKEKLTPAKSMRKESPNIGLKISGKGGKYSYYIDAVLTKIGSNWINPFANSGIAFSCVVYFVIQKDGRISSVKIEKSSGNELYDRSCERAVIVTQNLPPLMGEFANQESLRLHLEFEFKP; encoded by the coding sequence ATGAAAAAGGAGCTACTTTTTTCTTTTGTTGGCCATCTCGTAATATTTGTCCTATTAGCAGGAGTAACTAAAAGCAAGCCTTCAAGAGAAAGATTATATCCAGATGTTTTTCAAGTTGCTGTAGTTAATCTGGAAACCGGATTGCCTAAGGCTGAATCTCCTTCACTTCCACCAATAGCAATTATTGATAAAAAACCTATTAAGACTAAACCGACTACCTCTAAAGAAAAATTAACACCGGCCAAAAGTATGCGTAAAGAAAGTCCGAATATTGGTCTTAAGATCTCTGGTAAAGGAGGTAAGTATTCTTATTATATTGATGCGGTTTTAACTAAAATTGGCAGTAATTGGATAAATCCATTTGCTAATTCCGGGATTGCTTTTTCCTGTGTAGTCTATTTTGTAATTCAAAAGGATGGTCGGATTAGTAGTGTTAAAATCGAAAAGAGTTCTGGCAACGAACTATATGACCGGTCTTGTGAACGCGCGGTTATTGTTACCCAGAATTTGCCACCGTTAATGGGTGAATTTGCCAATCAAGAATCTTTACGCTTACATCTTGAATTTGAATTCAAACCATAA
- a CDS encoding DNA polymerase, producing the protein MTNKRKQHFPFHTKVLLEKLSLPKTKRIKTGHNKSHLTLENVLLAILSFAQITKSEIRNH; encoded by the coding sequence ATGACCAACAAAAGAAAACAACATTTTCCTTTTCATACTAAAGTATTATTAGAGAAATTATCCTTACCGAAAACGAAACGCATCAAAACAGGTCATAACAAGTCACATTTAACTTTAGAGAATGTGCTTCTGGCGATATTGTCTTTTGCCCAAATCACTAAATCGGAAATTCGAAATCATTGA
- a CDS encoding biopolymer transporter ExbD, with the protein MNNQKRRNSTYTPKFISEMNITSLADVAINLMIIFLIAGISVALSRAGIPVSVPRSSAAVPQRTEGVTVTIDKQGKIYIEDKLINLAQFNSELNSVLAKKTTGQIYLIADEAVNYGLVITVLSKIREVGIGNVSLVASPQAIKKRTGK; encoded by the coding sequence ATGAATAATCAAAAGCGAAGAAATTCAACTTATACGCCCAAATTCATTTCAGAGATGAATATAACATCTTTAGCTGATGTTGCGATTAATCTGATGATAATCTTTCTTATTGCGGGCATTAGTGTGGCTTTGAGTCGAGCCGGCATCCCGGTTTCAGTTCCCCGCAGTTCAGCCGCAGTGCCACAAAGAACTGAAGGAGTAACAGTAACCATAGATAAGCAAGGAAAAATTTATATTGAGGATAAACTAATTAACCTTGCTCAATTTAATTCAGAACTAAATTCGGTCTTAGCGAAAAAAACAACTGGCCAAATCTATTTGATTGCAGATGAAGCAGTAAATTATGGTCTGGTGATAACGGTCTTGAGCAAAATTCGGGAAGTCGGCATTGGAAATGTTAGTTTAGTAGCATCGCCCCAAGCCATTAAAAAAAGAACCGGCAAATAA
- a CDS encoding MotA/TolQ/ExbB proton channel family protein, protein MPEPLTLPANENFLSIMWGLGFFAKIIVLVLIVFSIISWAIIIKKFFLFRKIRKTNLFLYSLFKDRSSVLDFNAIATEYPESPLSQLVFTAVEEWRKIYKANNPVTQEQTNLLNLLPNISDALNKTASLEIDRLEQNLPFLATCGSVAPFLGLLGTVWGVLQSFLGVRHIPVVTLQIIAPGISDALITTVAGLLVAIPAVIAYNYFVGKIKSFSNDMERWILEIESDLRKIIVLSD, encoded by the coding sequence ATGCCTGAACCTTTAACCCTGCCAGCAAACGAAAACTTTCTAAGTATTATGTGGGGTTTGGGATTTTTTGCTAAAATTATTGTGCTGGTGTTGATTGTTTTTTCTATTATTAGTTGGGCAATTATTATTAAAAAATTCTTTCTCTTCAGAAAAATTCGTAAAACCAATCTTTTTTTGTATAGTCTTTTTAAGGACCGCAGTTCGGTTTTAGATTTTAATGCCATTGCCACTGAATATCCTGAAAGTCCTTTGTCCCAACTGGTGTTTACTGCAGTTGAGGAATGGCGGAAAATCTATAAGGCGAATAATCCCGTCACACAAGAACAGACAAATTTATTAAACCTTTTGCCTAACATTAGCGATGCCTTAAACAAAACCGCATCCTTAGAAATTGACCGTCTGGAACAAAACTTACCATTTTTAGCCACCTGTGGTAGTGTTGCCCCTTTTTTAGGCCTTTTGGGAACGGTGTGGGGAGTTCTCCAATCTTTTCTTGGAGTTCGGCATATCCCAGTTGTAACTTTACAAATCATTGCTCCTGGTATTTCGGACGCACTTATTACCACTGTTGCTGGTCTCTTAGTTGCAATTCCTGCAGTTATTGCTTATAATTATTTTGTTGGTAAAATTAAGTCTTTTTCTAATGATATGGAGCGTTGGATATTAGAAATTGAGTCAGATTTACGAAAGATTATTGTGCTGTCAGATTAA